The following proteins are encoded in a genomic region of Arachis ipaensis cultivar K30076 chromosome B02, Araip1.1, whole genome shotgun sequence:
- the LOC107621108 gene encoding uncharacterized protein LOC107621108 isoform X3, which yields MCGGVGPYSMTDKYRQKLVKDMIQKSLRIYNRKNVNFEFDKLVSVNAGAVAGLMFYITFNARSGDDAPQTFYSKVWKTFNGYIKVQFCVIGSWYISGCWYISGCWYISGCWYFSGLSCGI from the exons ATGTGTGGCGGAGTTGGACCCTATTCGATGACTGATAAGTATAGGCAGAAACTTGTGAAGGATATGATTCAGAAAAGCTTGCGAATCTACAATCGCAAAAAT GTGAATTTTGAGTTTGATAAGCTTGTCAGCGTTAATGCTGGTGCTGTTGCTGGCCTTATGTTTTACATTACTTTCAATGCACGCTCTGGTGATGATGCACCTCAAACCTTTTACAGCAAAGTATGGAAAACATTCAATGGCTATATCAAAGTCCAGTTCTGTGTGATTG GAAGTTGGTACATCTCAGGATGCTGGTACATCTCAGGATGCTGGTACATCTCAGGATGCTGGTACTTTTCAGGCCTAAGTTGTGGAATCTGA
- the LOC107621108 gene encoding cysteine proteinase inhibitor 1 isoform X1, with product MCGGVGPYSMTDKYRQKLVKDMIQKSLRIYNRKNKVNFEFDKLVSVNAGAVAGLMFYITFNARSGDDAPQTFYSKVWKTFNGYIKVQFCVIGSWYISGCWYISGCWYISGCWYFSGLSCGI from the exons ATGTGTGGCGGAGTTGGACCCTATTCGATGACTGATAAGTATAGGCAGAAACTTGTGAAGGATATGATTCAGAAAAGCTTGCGAATCTACAATCGCAAAAAT AAGGTGAATTTTGAGTTTGATAAGCTTGTCAGCGTTAATGCTGGTGCTGTTGCTGGCCTTATGTTTTACATTACTTTCAATGCACGCTCTGGTGATGATGCACCTCAAACCTTTTACAGCAAAGTATGGAAAACATTCAATGGCTATATCAAAGTCCAGTTCTGTGTGATTG GAAGTTGGTACATCTCAGGATGCTGGTACATCTCAGGATGCTGGTACATCTCAGGATGCTGGTACTTTTCAGGCCTAAGTTGTGGAATCTGA
- the LOC107621108 gene encoding cysteine proteinase inhibitor 1 isoform X5 — translation MCGGVGPYSMTDKYRQKLVKDMIQKSLRIYNRKNKVNFEFDKLVSVNAGAVAGLMFYITFNARSGDDAPQTFYSKVWKTFNGYIKVQFCVIGCWYISGCWYISGCWYFSGLSCGI, via the exons ATGTGTGGCGGAGTTGGACCCTATTCGATGACTGATAAGTATAGGCAGAAACTTGTGAAGGATATGATTCAGAAAAGCTTGCGAATCTACAATCGCAAAAAT AAGGTGAATTTTGAGTTTGATAAGCTTGTCAGCGTTAATGCTGGTGCTGTTGCTGGCCTTATGTTTTACATTACTTTCAATGCACGCTCTGGTGATGATGCACCTCAAACCTTTTACAGCAAAGTATGGAAAACATTCAATGGCTATATCAAAGTCCAGTTCTGTGTGATTG GATGCTGGTACATCTCAGGATGCTGGTACATCTCAGGATGCTGGTACTTTTCAGGCCTAAGTTGTGGAATCTGA
- the LOC107621108 gene encoding cysteine proteinase inhibitor 1 isoform X8, with amino-acid sequence MCGGVGPYSMTDKYRQKLVKDMIQKSLRIYNRKNKVNFEFDKLVSVNAGAVAGLMFYITFNARSGDDAPQTFYSKVWKTFNGYIKVQFCVIGCWYFSGLSCGI; translated from the exons ATGTGTGGCGGAGTTGGACCCTATTCGATGACTGATAAGTATAGGCAGAAACTTGTGAAGGATATGATTCAGAAAAGCTTGCGAATCTACAATCGCAAAAAT AAGGTGAATTTTGAGTTTGATAAGCTTGTCAGCGTTAATGCTGGTGCTGTTGCTGGCCTTATGTTTTACATTACTTTCAATGCACGCTCTGGTGATGATGCACCTCAAACCTTTTACAGCAAAGTATGGAAAACATTCAATGGCTATATCAAAGTCCAGTTCTGTGTGATTG GATGCTGGTACTTTTCAGGCCTAAGTTGTGGAATCTGA
- the LOC107621108 gene encoding cysteine proteinase inhibitor 1 isoform X6 codes for MCGGVGPYSMTDKYRQKLVKDMIQKSLRIYNRKNKVNFEFDKLVSVNAGAVAGLMFYITFNARSGDDAPQTFYSKVWKTFNGYIKVQFCVIGNAQDAGTSQDAGTSQDAGTFQA; via the exons ATGTGTGGCGGAGTTGGACCCTATTCGATGACTGATAAGTATAGGCAGAAACTTGTGAAGGATATGATTCAGAAAAGCTTGCGAATCTACAATCGCAAAAAT AAGGTGAATTTTGAGTTTGATAAGCTTGTCAGCGTTAATGCTGGTGCTGTTGCTGGCCTTATGTTTTACATTACTTTCAATGCACGCTCTGGTGATGATGCACCTCAAACCTTTTACAGCAAAGTATGGAAAACATTCAATGGCTATATCAAAGTCCAGTTCTGTGTGATTGGTAATGCGCAG GATGCTGGTACATCTCAGGATGCTGGTACATCTCAGGATGCTGGTACTTTTCAGGCCTAA
- the LOC107621108 gene encoding uncharacterized protein LOC107621108 isoform X7, whose amino-acid sequence MCGGVGPYSMTDKYRQKLVKDMIQKSLRIYNRKNVNFEFDKLVSVNAGAVAGLMFYITFNARSGDDAPQTFYSKVWKTFNGYIKVQFCVIGNAQDAGTSQDAGTSQDAGTFQA is encoded by the exons ATGTGTGGCGGAGTTGGACCCTATTCGATGACTGATAAGTATAGGCAGAAACTTGTGAAGGATATGATTCAGAAAAGCTTGCGAATCTACAATCGCAAAAAT GTGAATTTTGAGTTTGATAAGCTTGTCAGCGTTAATGCTGGTGCTGTTGCTGGCCTTATGTTTTACATTACTTTCAATGCACGCTCTGGTGATGATGCACCTCAAACCTTTTACAGCAAAGTATGGAAAACATTCAATGGCTATATCAAAGTCCAGTTCTGTGTGATTGGTAATGCGCAG GATGCTGGTACATCTCAGGATGCTGGTACATCTCAGGATGCTGGTACTTTTCAGGCCTAA
- the LOC107621108 gene encoding cysteine proteinase inhibitor 1 isoform X9: MCGGVGPYSMTDKYRQKLVKDMIQKSLRIYNRKNKVNFEFDKLVSVNAGAVAGLMFYITFNARSGDDAPQTFYSKVWKTFNGYIKVQFCVIGNAQDAGTFQA, translated from the exons ATGTGTGGCGGAGTTGGACCCTATTCGATGACTGATAAGTATAGGCAGAAACTTGTGAAGGATATGATTCAGAAAAGCTTGCGAATCTACAATCGCAAAAAT AAGGTGAATTTTGAGTTTGATAAGCTTGTCAGCGTTAATGCTGGTGCTGTTGCTGGCCTTATGTTTTACATTACTTTCAATGCACGCTCTGGTGATGATGCACCTCAAACCTTTTACAGCAAAGTATGGAAAACATTCAATGGCTATATCAAAGTCCAGTTCTGTGTGATTGGTAATGCGCAG GATGCTGGTACTTTTCAGGCCTAA
- the LOC107621108 gene encoding cysteine proteinase inhibitor 1 isoform X2: MCGGVGPYSMTDKYRQKLVKDMIQKSLRIYNRKNKVNFEFDKLVSVNAGAVAGLMFYITFNARSGDDAPQTFYSKVWKTFNGYIKVQFCVIGNAQEVGTSQDAGTSQDAGTSQDAGTFQA, encoded by the exons ATGTGTGGCGGAGTTGGACCCTATTCGATGACTGATAAGTATAGGCAGAAACTTGTGAAGGATATGATTCAGAAAAGCTTGCGAATCTACAATCGCAAAAAT AAGGTGAATTTTGAGTTTGATAAGCTTGTCAGCGTTAATGCTGGTGCTGTTGCTGGCCTTATGTTTTACATTACTTTCAATGCACGCTCTGGTGATGATGCACCTCAAACCTTTTACAGCAAAGTATGGAAAACATTCAATGGCTATATCAAAGTCCAGTTCTGTGTGATTGGTAATGCGCAG GAAGTTGGTACATCTCAGGATGCTGGTACATCTCAGGATGCTGGTACATCTCAGGATGCTGGTACTTTTCAGGCCTAA
- the LOC107621108 gene encoding uncharacterized protein LOC107621108 isoform X4 translates to MCGGVGPYSMTDKYRQKLVKDMIQKSLRIYNRKNVNFEFDKLVSVNAGAVAGLMFYITFNARSGDDAPQTFYSKVWKTFNGYIKVQFCVIGNAQEVGTSQDAGTSQDAGTSQDAGTFQA, encoded by the exons ATGTGTGGCGGAGTTGGACCCTATTCGATGACTGATAAGTATAGGCAGAAACTTGTGAAGGATATGATTCAGAAAAGCTTGCGAATCTACAATCGCAAAAAT GTGAATTTTGAGTTTGATAAGCTTGTCAGCGTTAATGCTGGTGCTGTTGCTGGCCTTATGTTTTACATTACTTTCAATGCACGCTCTGGTGATGATGCACCTCAAACCTTTTACAGCAAAGTATGGAAAACATTCAATGGCTATATCAAAGTCCAGTTCTGTGTGATTGGTAATGCGCAG GAAGTTGGTACATCTCAGGATGCTGGTACATCTCAGGATGCTGGTACATCTCAGGATGCTGGTACTTTTCAGGCCTAA
- the LOC107621155 gene encoding peroxisome biogenesis protein 19-2, which yields MADRNPSTDDLDQLLDCALDDFQTFNLNNSSAQRSGEATVVKKEAPSLPSRVQGLGMGGGLPDLKNKKKGKQKAPKDAHVSEALDKLREQTREAVKGLEFMAPSSADDFGKDAMMEDWVKQFEDLAGSQDMESIVETMMRQLLSKEILHDPMKEIGERYPKWLEEHKSSLSKEDYDRYSHQYELIQNLNEVYENDSENFTKIVDLMHKMQECGQPPNDIVQELAPDFDLASLGQIPPEMMDSQTNCSIM from the exons ATGGCTGACCGAAACCCTTCCACCGATGACCTTGACCAGCTCCTCGACT GTGCTTTGGATGATTTCCAAACCTTCAACCTTAATAATTCCTCCGCTCAGAG GAGCGGGGAAGCAACTGTGGTGAAAAAGGAGGCACCTTCTCTTCCTTCTAGGGTTCAAGGATTGGGGATGGGTGGTGGGTTACCCgatttgaaaaacaagaaaaaggggAAACAGAAGGCTCCCAAAGATGCCCACGTCAGCGAGGCACTCGACAAGCTGAGGGAGCAGACCAGGGAGGCTGTCAAGGGTCTCGAATTCATGGCTCCGTCGTCGGCCGATGATTTCGGTAAGGATGCCATGATGGAGGATTGGGTCAAGCAGTTTGAGGACCTTGCTGGCTCTCAG GACATGGAATCTATTGTGGAGACCATGATGCGGCAACTTCTGTCCAAGGAGATTCTTCATGATCCAATGAAGGAAATAGGAGAAAGATATCCAAAGTGGTTGGAAGAGCATAAATCCAGCTTAAGCAAAGAAGACTATGATCGTTATTCACATCAGTATGAACTGATACAGAATCTGAATGAAGTCTATGAAAATGATTCTGAAAACTTCACCAAGATTGTTGACCTCATGCATAAGATGCAAGAATGTGGACAACCACCAAATGATATTGTCCAAGAGCTTGCTCCTGATTTTGATCTAGCCAGTCTTGGCCAGAT ACCTCCAGAAATGATGGACTCTCAGACAAATTGTTCTATAATGTGA
- the LOC107621126 gene encoding O-glucosyltransferase rumi homolog isoform X1 — protein sequence MNKDNETYLKLFWGGGSSYYHRHQHHHHYHHKAKNKNTIIAVASTLIVLFCVAVATLFASVAWNQSIFEVFFIPSQNYSTVHTIPMVSRKQEFPLRCSNLNLEKNETQTCPRDNYPTSHNPTKNSNQSRPLMCPSYFTWIHEDLKAWRETGITREMLEGAKRTSHFRVVILSGKVYVEKYRKSIQTRDMFTLWGIVQLLRWYPGMVPDLELLFDCDDRPVIHRDRFQGPNAVTPPPPLFRYCSDQWSFDIVFPDWSFWGWAEINMKPWRDTLREIKQGNKKMKWKDRVPYAYWKGNPDVAPTRKNLLKCNVTDKNDWNTRLYRQDWDQESNQGYKTSNLGDQCTHRYKIYIEGWAWSVSEKYILACDSMTLYVKPKFYDFFIRGMEPLQHYWPIRDNSKCTSLKFAVEWGNNNTHKQAQAIGEAASKFIHEDLSMEYVYDYMFHLLNEYAKLQKFKPTIPQGAVEYCPETMACSEQGIGRKFMEDSMVKSPSDSYPCTIPPPYDPSTLQGILHRKDSLTKQVELWEDEYWRNKH from the exons ATGAACAAGGACAATGAGACATACCTTAAACTCTTCTGGGGTGGTGGTAGCTCTTATTATCATCGTCATCAGCATCATCATCACTATCACCATAAGGCAAAGAACAAGAATACTATTATAGCAGTTGCAAGCACGTTGATTGTGCTCTTTTGCGTTGCTGTGGCCACTTTATTTGCTTCTGTAGCTTGGAATCAG TCCATCTTTGAAGTTTTTTTCATTCCAAGCCAGAACTATTCAACAGTCCACACAATTCCAATGGTATCCCGAAAACAAGAATTTCCACTTAGATGCAGCAATTTGAATTTGGAGAAGAATGAGACACAAACGTGTCCCAGAGATAACTACCCTACATCACATAACCCAACAAAGAACAGCAATCAGAGCCGTCCATTAATGTGTCCGTCATACTTCACATGGATCCATGAAGATCTAAAGGCGTGGAGAGAGACAGGGATCACAAGGGAAATGCTTGAAGGGGCAAAAAGGACATCTCACTTTAGGGTAGTGATCCTGAGCGGAAAGGTGTACGTGGAGAAGTATAGGAAATCAATACAAACAAGAGATATGTTTACTCTGTGGGGCATCGTACAACTACTAAGGTGGTACCCTGGCATGGTTCCTGATTTGGAGCTCTTGTTTGATTGTGATGATAGGCCTGTGATCCATAGGGACAGGTTTCAAGGCCCAAATGCTGTTACCCCACCACCCCCTCTGTTTAGATATTGCTCAGATCAATGGAGCTTCGACATTGTCTTCCCTGATTGGTCCTTTTGGGGATG GGCTGAAATAAATATGAAGCCATGGAGAGATACGTTGAGAGAAATCAAACAAGGGAACAAGAAGATGAAATGGAAGGATAGAGTACCATATGCTTATTGGAAGGGGAATCCTGATGTGGCTCCAACTAGGAAAAATCTTTTGAAATGTAATGTTACAGACAAAAATGACTGGAACACTCGTCTATACAGACAGGACTGGGACCAAGAATCTAATCAAGGATACAAAACATCCAACTTAGGAGACCAATGCACCCATAG GTATAAGATATACATAGAAGGGTGGGCTTGGTCAGTAAGTGAGAAATACATTTTGGCATGTGATTCCATGACTTTATATGTTAAGCCCAAGTTCTATGATTTCTTTATAAGAGGCATGGAGCCATTACAGCACTATTGGCCCATCAGAGACAATAGCAAGTGCACTTCTCTTAAGTTTGCCGTCGAATGGGGCAATAACAACACTCATAAG CAGGCACAAGCAATAGGTGAGGCAGCTAGCAAATTCATACATGAAGATTTAAGCATGGAGTATGTGTATGATTACATGTTTCATCTGCTTAATGAATATGCAAAGCTCCAAAAGTTCAAGCCAACTATACCTCAAGGGGCAGTGGAGTATTGCCCTGAAACAATGGCATGTTCTGAACAAGGTATTGGGAGGAAATTCATGGAGGATTCAATGGTGAAATCTCCTAGTGATTCATATCCATGCACTATTcctccaccatatgatccttcaaCACTTCAAGGCATTCTTCACAGAAAAGATAGTTTAACAAAGCAGGTTGAACTTTGGGAAGATGAATATTGGCGTAACAAACACTAA
- the LOC107621126 gene encoding O-glucosyltransferase rumi homolog isoform X2, protein MNKDNETYLKLFWGGGSSYYHRHQHHHHYHHKAKNKNTIIAVASTLIVLFCVAVATLFASVAWNQSIFEVFFIPSQNYSTVHTIPMVSRKQEFPLRCSNLNLEKNETQTCPRDNYPTSHNPTKNSNQSRPLMCPSYFTWIHEDLKAWRETGITREMLEGAKRTSHFRVVILSGKVYVEKYRKSIQTRDMFTLWGIVQLLRWYPGMVPDLELLFDCDDRPVIHRDRFQGPNAVTPPPPLFRYCSDQWSFDIVFPDWSFWGWAEINMKPWRDTLREIKQGNKKMKWKDRVPYAYWKGNPDVAPTRKNLLKCNVTDKNDWNTRLYRQDWDQESNQGYKTSNLGDQCTHRYKIYIEGWAWSVSEKYILACDSMTLYVKPKFYDFFIRGMEPLQHYWPIRDNSKCTSLKFAVEWGNNNTHKAQAIGEAASKFIHEDLSMEYVYDYMFHLLNEYAKLQKFKPTIPQGAVEYCPETMACSEQGIGRKFMEDSMVKSPSDSYPCTIPPPYDPSTLQGILHRKDSLTKQVELWEDEYWRNKH, encoded by the exons ATGAACAAGGACAATGAGACATACCTTAAACTCTTCTGGGGTGGTGGTAGCTCTTATTATCATCGTCATCAGCATCATCATCACTATCACCATAAGGCAAAGAACAAGAATACTATTATAGCAGTTGCAAGCACGTTGATTGTGCTCTTTTGCGTTGCTGTGGCCACTTTATTTGCTTCTGTAGCTTGGAATCAG TCCATCTTTGAAGTTTTTTTCATTCCAAGCCAGAACTATTCAACAGTCCACACAATTCCAATGGTATCCCGAAAACAAGAATTTCCACTTAGATGCAGCAATTTGAATTTGGAGAAGAATGAGACACAAACGTGTCCCAGAGATAACTACCCTACATCACATAACCCAACAAAGAACAGCAATCAGAGCCGTCCATTAATGTGTCCGTCATACTTCACATGGATCCATGAAGATCTAAAGGCGTGGAGAGAGACAGGGATCACAAGGGAAATGCTTGAAGGGGCAAAAAGGACATCTCACTTTAGGGTAGTGATCCTGAGCGGAAAGGTGTACGTGGAGAAGTATAGGAAATCAATACAAACAAGAGATATGTTTACTCTGTGGGGCATCGTACAACTACTAAGGTGGTACCCTGGCATGGTTCCTGATTTGGAGCTCTTGTTTGATTGTGATGATAGGCCTGTGATCCATAGGGACAGGTTTCAAGGCCCAAATGCTGTTACCCCACCACCCCCTCTGTTTAGATATTGCTCAGATCAATGGAGCTTCGACATTGTCTTCCCTGATTGGTCCTTTTGGGGATG GGCTGAAATAAATATGAAGCCATGGAGAGATACGTTGAGAGAAATCAAACAAGGGAACAAGAAGATGAAATGGAAGGATAGAGTACCATATGCTTATTGGAAGGGGAATCCTGATGTGGCTCCAACTAGGAAAAATCTTTTGAAATGTAATGTTACAGACAAAAATGACTGGAACACTCGTCTATACAGACAGGACTGGGACCAAGAATCTAATCAAGGATACAAAACATCCAACTTAGGAGACCAATGCACCCATAG GTATAAGATATACATAGAAGGGTGGGCTTGGTCAGTAAGTGAGAAATACATTTTGGCATGTGATTCCATGACTTTATATGTTAAGCCCAAGTTCTATGATTTCTTTATAAGAGGCATGGAGCCATTACAGCACTATTGGCCCATCAGAGACAATAGCAAGTGCACTTCTCTTAAGTTTGCCGTCGAATGGGGCAATAACAACACTCATAAG GCACAAGCAATAGGTGAGGCAGCTAGCAAATTCATACATGAAGATTTAAGCATGGAGTATGTGTATGATTACATGTTTCATCTGCTTAATGAATATGCAAAGCTCCAAAAGTTCAAGCCAACTATACCTCAAGGGGCAGTGGAGTATTGCCCTGAAACAATGGCATGTTCTGAACAAGGTATTGGGAGGAAATTCATGGAGGATTCAATGGTGAAATCTCCTAGTGATTCATATCCATGCACTATTcctccaccatatgatccttcaaCACTTCAAGGCATTCTTCACAGAAAAGATAGTTTAACAAAGCAGGTTGAACTTTGGGAAGATGAATATTGGCGTAACAAACACTAA
- the LOC107621126 gene encoding O-glucosyltransferase rumi homolog isoform X3 → MNKDNETYLKLFWGGGSSYYHRHQHHHHYHHKAKNKNTIIAVASTLIVLFCVAVATLFASVAWNQNYSTVHTIPMVSRKQEFPLRCSNLNLEKNETQTCPRDNYPTSHNPTKNSNQSRPLMCPSYFTWIHEDLKAWRETGITREMLEGAKRTSHFRVVILSGKVYVEKYRKSIQTRDMFTLWGIVQLLRWYPGMVPDLELLFDCDDRPVIHRDRFQGPNAVTPPPPLFRYCSDQWSFDIVFPDWSFWGWAEINMKPWRDTLREIKQGNKKMKWKDRVPYAYWKGNPDVAPTRKNLLKCNVTDKNDWNTRLYRQDWDQESNQGYKTSNLGDQCTHRYKIYIEGWAWSVSEKYILACDSMTLYVKPKFYDFFIRGMEPLQHYWPIRDNSKCTSLKFAVEWGNNNTHKQAQAIGEAASKFIHEDLSMEYVYDYMFHLLNEYAKLQKFKPTIPQGAVEYCPETMACSEQGIGRKFMEDSMVKSPSDSYPCTIPPPYDPSTLQGILHRKDSLTKQVELWEDEYWRNKH, encoded by the exons ATGAACAAGGACAATGAGACATACCTTAAACTCTTCTGGGGTGGTGGTAGCTCTTATTATCATCGTCATCAGCATCATCATCACTATCACCATAAGGCAAAGAACAAGAATACTATTATAGCAGTTGCAAGCACGTTGATTGTGCTCTTTTGCGTTGCTGTGGCCACTTTATTTGCTTCTGTAGCTTGGAATCAG AACTATTCAACAGTCCACACAATTCCAATGGTATCCCGAAAACAAGAATTTCCACTTAGATGCAGCAATTTGAATTTGGAGAAGAATGAGACACAAACGTGTCCCAGAGATAACTACCCTACATCACATAACCCAACAAAGAACAGCAATCAGAGCCGTCCATTAATGTGTCCGTCATACTTCACATGGATCCATGAAGATCTAAAGGCGTGGAGAGAGACAGGGATCACAAGGGAAATGCTTGAAGGGGCAAAAAGGACATCTCACTTTAGGGTAGTGATCCTGAGCGGAAAGGTGTACGTGGAGAAGTATAGGAAATCAATACAAACAAGAGATATGTTTACTCTGTGGGGCATCGTACAACTACTAAGGTGGTACCCTGGCATGGTTCCTGATTTGGAGCTCTTGTTTGATTGTGATGATAGGCCTGTGATCCATAGGGACAGGTTTCAAGGCCCAAATGCTGTTACCCCACCACCCCCTCTGTTTAGATATTGCTCAGATCAATGGAGCTTCGACATTGTCTTCCCTGATTGGTCCTTTTGGGGATG GGCTGAAATAAATATGAAGCCATGGAGAGATACGTTGAGAGAAATCAAACAAGGGAACAAGAAGATGAAATGGAAGGATAGAGTACCATATGCTTATTGGAAGGGGAATCCTGATGTGGCTCCAACTAGGAAAAATCTTTTGAAATGTAATGTTACAGACAAAAATGACTGGAACACTCGTCTATACAGACAGGACTGGGACCAAGAATCTAATCAAGGATACAAAACATCCAACTTAGGAGACCAATGCACCCATAG GTATAAGATATACATAGAAGGGTGGGCTTGGTCAGTAAGTGAGAAATACATTTTGGCATGTGATTCCATGACTTTATATGTTAAGCCCAAGTTCTATGATTTCTTTATAAGAGGCATGGAGCCATTACAGCACTATTGGCCCATCAGAGACAATAGCAAGTGCACTTCTCTTAAGTTTGCCGTCGAATGGGGCAATAACAACACTCATAAG CAGGCACAAGCAATAGGTGAGGCAGCTAGCAAATTCATACATGAAGATTTAAGCATGGAGTATGTGTATGATTACATGTTTCATCTGCTTAATGAATATGCAAAGCTCCAAAAGTTCAAGCCAACTATACCTCAAGGGGCAGTGGAGTATTGCCCTGAAACAATGGCATGTTCTGAACAAGGTATTGGGAGGAAATTCATGGAGGATTCAATGGTGAAATCTCCTAGTGATTCATATCCATGCACTATTcctccaccatatgatccttcaaCACTTCAAGGCATTCTTCACAGAAAAGATAGTTTAACAAAGCAGGTTGAACTTTGGGAAGATGAATATTGGCGTAACAAACACTAA